In a genomic window of Nocardiopsis mwathae:
- a CDS encoding DEDD exonuclease domain-containing protein, translating into MADQRLSPPGALVQGTLDELGTPLTHTTFVVVDLETTGSRSDGAGITEIGAVKVRGGEVLGEFGTLVDPRMPIPPHITLLTGITQAMVATAPGLDAALPAFLEFAGLHAEGPAEQDEGPVLVAHNAPFDIGFLKAACARHGHTWPAPTVVDTLPIARRLVTRDEVRNHKLGTLAGFFGVPDLPTHRALDDARATVGVLHGLLERLGSHGVDTLEELRSFRTPRTGAQRRKRHLADDVPEAPGVYVFTDAKGDTLYVGKSSNLRRRVRSYFTAAETRGRIRDMIALVEGVIPIVCGTALEAEVRELRLIAERKPPYNRRSRNPGRAAWLKLTREAYPRLSVVRTVRDDDAPYIGPFRSSREAELAREALHQAIPLRQCTHRFSPARPISACVLAQLGRCGAPCDGSESPARYAEHAAAAEAAMTTDATPVVEALSGHITRLSVELRYEEAALHRDRRAAFVAGAARAQRLAALAAVPQLVAAQPTRPGWEVHVIRYGRLAGSGTMRPGSDPHAYVEALVAAAETVFPGPGPSPRATPGEMECVLRWLGSPGIRLIDTAAPWTCPVNGAEKHRELTDWQRDSAYD; encoded by the coding sequence GTGGCAGACCAGCGGCTTTCCCCACCCGGAGCACTCGTCCAAGGCACCCTCGACGAGCTGGGTACCCCCCTCACGCACACGACGTTCGTGGTCGTCGACCTGGAGACCACCGGATCGCGCTCCGACGGCGCCGGGATCACCGAGATCGGCGCCGTCAAGGTGCGCGGCGGCGAGGTCCTCGGCGAGTTCGGCACCCTCGTCGACCCCCGCATGCCCATCCCGCCGCACATCACCCTGCTGACCGGCATCACCCAGGCCATGGTCGCCACCGCCCCCGGTCTGGATGCGGCCCTGCCCGCCTTCCTGGAGTTCGCCGGGCTGCACGCCGAGGGCCCGGCCGAGCAGGACGAGGGTCCCGTGCTGGTCGCCCACAACGCCCCCTTCGACATCGGGTTCCTGAAGGCCGCGTGTGCCCGGCACGGCCACACCTGGCCCGCCCCCACCGTCGTCGACACCCTGCCCATCGCCCGCCGCCTGGTCACCCGCGACGAGGTGCGCAACCACAAGCTCGGCACGCTGGCCGGGTTCTTCGGGGTCCCCGACCTGCCGACCCACCGCGCCCTCGACGACGCCCGCGCCACCGTCGGCGTCCTGCACGGGCTGCTGGAACGCCTCGGCTCACACGGCGTCGACACCCTGGAAGAGCTGAGGAGCTTCCGCACCCCGCGCACCGGCGCCCAGCGCCGCAAGCGCCACCTCGCCGACGACGTCCCCGAGGCCCCCGGTGTCTACGTCTTCACCGACGCCAAGGGCGACACCCTGTATGTCGGCAAGAGCTCGAACCTGCGGCGGCGCGTCCGCTCCTACTTCACCGCCGCCGAGACGCGCGGGCGTATCCGGGACATGATCGCCCTCGTCGAAGGGGTCATCCCGATCGTCTGCGGTACCGCGCTGGAGGCGGAGGTCCGCGAGCTGCGGCTCATCGCCGAGCGCAAGCCGCCCTACAACCGCCGCTCCCGCAACCCCGGACGCGCCGCCTGGCTGAAGCTGACCCGGGAGGCCTACCCGCGGCTGTCGGTCGTCCGCACGGTCCGCGACGACGACGCGCCCTACATCGGCCCCTTCCGCTCCTCCCGCGAGGCCGAACTGGCCCGCGAGGCGCTGCACCAGGCCATCCCGCTGCGCCAGTGCACCCACCGCTTCTCCCCCGCCCGCCCCATCAGCGCCTGTGTTCTGGCCCAGCTGGGCCGGTGCGGCGCGCCCTGCGACGGCAGCGAGTCCCCCGCGCGCTACGCGGAGCACGCGGCGGCCGCCGAGGCGGCCATGACCACCGACGCCACCCCCGTCGTCGAGGCGCTGAGCGGTCACATCACCCGGCTCTCCGTCGAACTGCGCTATGAGGAGGCCGCGCTCCACCGCGACCGGCGGGCCGCGTTCGTGGCCGGCGCCGCGCGCGCCCAGCGCCTCGCCGCCCTGGCCGCGGTGCCCCAGCTGGTCGCCGCGCAGCCGACCCGGCCGGGGTGGGAGGTGCACGTCATCCGGTACGGGCGGCTCGCCGGGAGCGGCACGATGCGGCCCGGAAGCGATCCCCACGCCTACGTCGAGGCGCTCGTCGCGGCCGCCGAGACCGTGTTCCCCGGCCCCGGCCCCAGTCCGCGGGCGACCCCCGGGGAGATGG